In the genome of Phycisphaerales bacterium, one region contains:
- the secY gene encoding preprotein translocase subunit SecY: MLRAFINVFRVPDLRKKVLFTLLMLSVYRVGFYVPLPGVNQDQLARHFQQMGGGMEQAAELFAMFTGGDLGQSTLFGLGIMPYISASIILQLLVTVIPALEKLQKEGESGRRKITEYTRYGTVLLCFIQAIFWISYLNRSGLVYPAYLNSVAFWLIGVTGLMAGTLLLMWVGEQIDAYGIGNGISLIIMAGIIARMPYVFYEVGGGLLANIRGTTSALAMGPETVVFLIVSFIGVVAGAILITQAQRRIPIQQARQTRGRRMVGGMKHYLPLRVNHGGVMPIIFASSFLLFPSVIFGWLAQAQIWPFGLWDFLSRAFLPGSFVHDFTYVVMVYFFAYFWVSVQFRPKEMANQLRDMGSFIPGLRPGKRTEQYLESVMTRITFVGAGFLAVIALIPTVVATHLNIPYRISAFLGGTGLLIVVSVALDLIQRIEANLVQRNYEGFLGPEGGGRVRGRT; this comes from the coding sequence ATGTTGCGTGCGTTTATCAACGTCTTCCGCGTGCCGGACCTTCGGAAGAAGGTGCTCTTCACGCTGCTGATGCTTTCCGTGTACCGGGTCGGCTTTTATGTACCGCTGCCCGGTGTCAATCAGGACCAGCTCGCCCGCCATTTCCAACAGATGGGCGGCGGGATGGAGCAGGCGGCCGAGCTCTTCGCCATGTTCACCGGAGGTGACCTGGGGCAGAGCACGCTCTTTGGCCTGGGCATCATGCCGTACATCAGCGCGTCGATCATTCTCCAGCTCCTCGTGACGGTGATTCCCGCCCTGGAGAAGCTCCAGAAGGAGGGAGAGTCCGGACGGCGGAAGATCACGGAATACACGCGCTACGGAACGGTACTGCTCTGCTTCATCCAGGCGATTTTCTGGATCAGCTATCTGAATCGCTCCGGTCTGGTATACCCCGCGTATCTGAATTCGGTCGCTTTCTGGTTGATCGGTGTGACGGGGTTGATGGCCGGTACGCTGCTGCTGATGTGGGTGGGTGAGCAGATCGATGCCTATGGTATCGGCAACGGCATCAGTCTGATCATCATGGCGGGCATTATTGCCCGTATGCCGTACGTGTTCTACGAGGTCGGCGGTGGACTGCTGGCCAACATACGCGGAACGACCAGCGCTCTGGCGATGGGCCCGGAGACCGTAGTCTTCCTCATTGTTTCGTTTATCGGCGTAGTTGCCGGTGCGATCCTGATCACCCAGGCACAGCGCCGCATCCCGATCCAGCAGGCCCGCCAGACGCGCGGCCGGCGCATGGTCGGCGGCATGAAGCATTACCTCCCGCTGCGGGTCAACCACGGCGGTGTCATGCCGATCATTTTCGCGAGCTCGTTCCTGCTGTTCCCGAGCGTGATCTTCGGCTGGCTCGCGCAGGCCCAGATCTGGCCCTTCGGCCTCTGGGACTTCCTTTCGCGCGCCTTCCTGCCCGGCAGCTTCGTGCACGATTTCACCTACGTCGTGATGGTCTACTTCTTCGCCTACTTCTGGGTTTCGGTGCAGTTCCGACCCAAGGAGATGGCGAATCAGCTCCGCGATATGGGCAGCTTCATTCCGGGGCTGCGACCGGGCAAGCGCACCGAGCAGTACCTTGAATCGGTCATGACGCGGATCACGTTCGTGGGCGCCGGCTTCCTGGCGGTCATTGCCCTGATTCCGACCGTGGTCGCTACCCATCTCAATATCCCGTACCGGATTTCGGCTTTCCTGGGTGGCACCGGATTACTGATCGTTGTGAGTGTGGCGCTCGACCTGATTCAGCGCATTGAAGCGAATCTGGTCCAACGCAATTACGAGGGCTTCCTGGGGCCAGAGGGTGGCGGGCGTGTCCGCGGCCGAACGTAG
- a CDS encoding adenylate kinase: protein MAAKWLIFLGPPGSGKGTQAQRVCGKFELTQLSSGDVLRHERQIGSDIGNRVAAIMDSGQLVSDELITGVMLAAIDRLGRERGFILDGFPRTLPQAESLAGGLRERGMHLDAVVDLLLDDEEIIRRIEGRRVCVECGATYNVSFLPPKVEGVCDKCGRPSVIQRPDDRRDVVATRLATYRRQTVPLIEYYERQGCLHVVDASVPAAEVEERISRIIERAGSA, encoded by the coding sequence ATGGCGGCGAAGTGGTTGATCTTTCTCGGTCCGCCCGGTTCGGGCAAAGGCACGCAGGCCCAGCGTGTATGTGGCAAATTTGAGCTGACGCAGCTTTCGAGTGGCGACGTGCTGCGGCATGAGCGACAGATCGGGAGCGATATCGGAAACCGCGTGGCAGCGATCATGGATTCCGGTCAGCTTGTCTCAGATGAGTTGATTACCGGGGTCATGCTGGCGGCGATCGACCGGCTCGGACGAGAACGCGGCTTTATTCTGGATGGTTTTCCCCGCACCCTGCCGCAGGCGGAGTCGCTGGCGGGCGGCCTGCGGGAGCGCGGCATGCATCTCGACGCCGTCGTCGACCTGCTGCTCGATGATGAGGAGATCATCCGGAGAATTGAGGGTCGCCGGGTTTGCGTAGAATGCGGCGCCACCTATAATGTAAGTTTCCTTCCGCCCAAGGTGGAAGGAGTGTGCGACAAGTGTGGCCGCCCGAGTGTGATCCAGCGGCCGGATGACCGCCGCGACGTGGTCGCGACGCGGCTGGCAACGTACCGCCGTCAAACGGTGCCGCTGATCGAGTACTACGAGCGGCAGGGCTGTCTGCACGTGGTGGACGCATCCGTACCGGCCGCTGAGGTCGAGGAGCGTATCAGCCGCATCATTGAAAGGGCAGGATCCGCCTGA
- the map gene encoding type I methionyl aminopeptidase yields MHHRVGAGIVVKSPREIELMRAAARVVHGVLEELARLVRPGVTTLELDRRAHELITKAGGQPLFKGVVHPQAKIPFPASICASVNEEIVHGIPNDRPLQPGDIVSVDCGVRLKGYCGDAARTFKVGEVQPAIRKLLEVTEQVLDLAIERIRPGVRWSTIAKQMQAFVEAAGCGVVRDFVGHGIGREMHEKPSVPNFWDRGQREADFELVPGMTLAIEPMVTAGRPEVRVGDGTGWPMVTVDGSWAAHFEHDVAVTATGADVLSDGR; encoded by the coding sequence ATGCACCACCGCGTCGGAGCAGGCATCGTGGTGAAGTCCCCGCGTGAGATTGAACTCATGCGAGCGGCGGCGCGCGTGGTTCACGGCGTGCTGGAAGAGCTCGCCAGGCTTGTACGGCCGGGCGTAACCACGCTCGAGCTCGATCGCCGGGCGCACGAGTTGATCACGAAGGCCGGTGGGCAGCCGCTCTTCAAGGGCGTCGTGCATCCGCAGGCGAAGATTCCGTTTCCGGCGAGCATCTGCGCGTCGGTGAACGAGGAGATTGTCCACGGAATTCCGAATGATCGGCCGCTACAACCCGGCGACATCGTGAGTGTCGACTGCGGTGTGCGGCTGAAGGGCTATTGTGGCGATGCGGCCCGCACGTTCAAGGTTGGCGAGGTACAGCCCGCCATCCGGAAACTGCTCGAGGTGACCGAGCAGGTGCTGGATCTTGCCATCGAGCGGATCAGGCCGGGTGTGCGCTGGAGCACCATCGCGAAGCAGATGCAGGCGTTTGTGGAAGCGGCCGGTTGTGGTGTAGTGCGCGACTTCGTCGGGCATGGCATTGGCCGGGAAATGCATGAGAAGCCGAGCGTCCCCAACTTCTGGGATCGTGGGCAGCGCGAAGCAGACTTCGAGCTGGTCCCCGGGATGACGCTCGCGATTGAGCCCATGGTGACAGCCGGTCGGCCCGAGGTGCGGGTGGGTGACGGCACCGGCTGGCCGATGGTGACGGTGGACGGCTCCTGGGCCGCCCATTTCGAGCACGACGTGGCGGTGACCGCCACGGGTGCGGATGTGTTGAGTGACGGACGATAA
- the rpmJ gene encoding 50S ribosomal protein L36: MKVRSSVKRICENCKIIKRKGVVRIICTNPRHKQRQG; encoded by the coding sequence ATGAAGGTCCGCAGCAGCGTGAAACGGATCTGCGAGAACTGCAAGATCATCAAGCGCAAAGGTGTCGTACGGATCATCTGCACGAATCCACGGCACAAGCAGCGCCAGGGCTAG
- the rpsM gene encoding 30S ribosomal protein S13 translates to MPRIAGVDIPTQKRIDISLRYIYGIGPKRALEILQKANIEPQVRANKLTEEEVSRIAGIIESDFVVEGQLRRQVQQNIARLREIRCYRGLRHIRGLPVRGQRTRTNARTRKGPKKTVAGKKSIKEMR, encoded by the coding sequence ATGCCACGTATCGCAGGTGTTGACATTCCGACGCAGAAGCGGATCGATATTTCGCTCCGCTACATCTACGGTATTGGCCCGAAGCGGGCGCTGGAGATCCTGCAGAAGGCGAACATCGAACCGCAGGTGCGGGCGAACAAGCTGACCGAGGAAGAGGTCAGCCGGATCGCCGGCATCATCGAGAGCGATTTTGTCGTCGAGGGCCAGTTGCGGCGCCAGGTGCAGCAGAACATCGCGCGCCTGCGCGAAATCCGCTGCTACCGCGGGCTGCGGCATATCCGCGGGTTACCGGTGCGCGGGCAGCGCACCCGGACGAACGCCCGCACGCGCAAGGGTCCGAAGAAGACCGTGGCCGGCAAGAAGAGCATCAAGGAAATGCGCTAA
- the rpsK gene encoding 30S ribosomal protein S11, with translation MAKAATAKRRVRRNIAKAIVHIRATFNNTIVTITDINGDTLCWASAGSVPAAGGDKKFTGARKSTPFAAQRAAQFCAYEAKKHGVVEVEVRVKGPGAGRESAITAMQAAGIRIQSIEDVTPLPHNGCRPRKRRRV, from the coding sequence TTGGCTAAGGCAGCAACAGCAAAACGGCGTGTGCGACGTAACATCGCGAAGGCCATCGTGCACATTCGCGCTACGTTCAATAACACGATCGTCACGATTACGGACATCAACGGTGACACACTCTGCTGGGCGTCGGCCGGGTCCGTGCCCGCCGCGGGCGGTGACAAGAAGTTCACCGGCGCCCGCAAGAGCACGCCCTTCGCCGCACAGCGGGCCGCCCAGTTCTGCGCCTACGAGGCGAAGAAGCATGGGGTGGTCGAGGTCGAAGTGCGCGTCAAGGGGCCTGGTGCCGGGCGCGAGTCGGCCATTACCGCCATGCAGGCCGCCGGCATCCGCATCCAGTCGATCGAAGATGTGACACCGCTGCCGCACAACGGCTGCCGGCCGCGCAAGCGGCGGAGGGTCTAG
- the rpsD gene encoding 30S ribosomal protein S4, whose translation MGRYTGPSTRLSRREGVNLMLKPIRDETGKNPLEREYKNYPPGMHMLRRGKTSDYAVRLREKQKVKRHYGVLEKQFRRYFELATKSPGNTGEELLRTLERRLDNVVYKTRFVAGRRGARQAVVHGHILVNGRKVDRPGYLVQVGDRISIRAREKSTQYVRAQIALLEGVSNPPAQGWLEVDPNKLEATVVALPGRDDVLIPVEELLIVEFCSR comes from the coding sequence ATGGGTCGATACACCGGACCGAGCACGCGTCTGTCGCGCCGCGAAGGCGTGAATCTGATGCTCAAGCCGATTCGTGACGAGACGGGCAAGAATCCGCTCGAGCGCGAGTACAAGAACTATCCGCCCGGCATGCACATGCTCCGCCGTGGCAAGACCTCGGACTATGCCGTTCGGCTGCGCGAGAAGCAGAAGGTCAAGCGCCACTACGGTGTGCTGGAGAAGCAGTTCCGCCGCTACTTTGAACTGGCGACCAAGTCGCCGGGCAATACCGGCGAGGAATTGCTCCGTACCCTGGAGCGGCGGCTTGACAATGTCGTGTATAAGACCCGTTTCGTCGCCGGGCGGCGCGGCGCGCGGCAGGCGGTGGTCCATGGCCACATCCTGGTGAACGGCCGCAAGGTGGATCGCCCGGGCTACCTGGTGCAGGTGGGCGACCGGATCAGCATCCGGGCGCGTGAGAAGAGCACACAGTACGTGCGGGCGCAGATTGCCCTTCTGGAGGGTGTTTCCAACCCGCCGGCGCAGGGCTGGCTCGAAGTCGACCCCAATAAATTGGAGGCAACCGTCGTAGCGCTGCCGGGACGGGACGATGTTCTGATCCCGGTCGAAGAGTTGCTGATCGTCGAGTTTTGCTCGCGGTAA
- a CDS encoding DNA-directed RNA polymerase subunit alpha, with translation MRIRWRGLELPTRVVRDEAMSTDRYGRFIVEPFERGFGTTVGNSLRRILLSSLEGSAVTRVRIAGADHEFMSLPGVLEDVTYIILNIKSLVVHLDAEQPKTMRVERKTRGEIRAGDFVCDPAITIHNPDLLIATLTDDVPFSAELTVERGRGYVPAPEHIDENTEIGVIPVDGLFSPVTRVRYRTEDTRVGQKVNYDRLILEVWTKGTTRPEDALVESAKILRKHLNPFTQYFELGEHMTAGQARSVPAHIEVNDELRRKLERPLSTLDLSVRASNCLEAARIATVGDLVRLTEDDLMQLRSFGKTSLVEVQQKLLEVGLALGMGRGDDSPDVDGGLDATEPSAAPLG, from the coding sequence ATGCGGATTCGATGGCGCGGGTTGGAGTTGCCGACGCGGGTCGTTCGTGACGAGGCGATGAGCACCGACCGATATGGCCGGTTCATCGTCGAACCGTTCGAGCGCGGTTTTGGCACGACGGTCGGTAACAGTTTGCGACGCATTCTGTTGTCGAGTCTCGAGGGATCGGCGGTCACGCGTGTTCGCATTGCGGGGGCCGACCACGAGTTCATGTCACTGCCGGGCGTGCTCGAGGACGTGACCTACATCATCCTCAACATCAAGTCGCTCGTTGTGCATCTCGATGCCGAGCAGCCCAAGACCATGCGCGTGGAGCGCAAGACCCGCGGAGAAATCCGTGCCGGCGATTTTGTCTGTGATCCCGCGATCACCATCCACAACCCGGATCTCCTGATCGCGACTCTCACCGACGATGTGCCTTTTTCGGCTGAGCTCACGGTCGAGCGCGGCCGCGGTTATGTGCCGGCCCCCGAACACATCGACGAAAACACTGAAATTGGTGTGATCCCGGTCGACGGGCTTTTCTCCCCGGTGACGCGCGTCCGCTATCGAACCGAGGACACGCGCGTAGGCCAGAAGGTGAATTACGACCGGCTGATTCTCGAAGTGTGGACCAAGGGTACCACGCGGCCGGAGGATGCCCTGGTCGAGTCGGCGAAGATCCTGCGCAAGCATCTGAACCCGTTTACGCAGTACTTCGAACTGGGCGAGCACATGACCGCCGGGCAAGCGCGGAGCGTACCTGCCCATATCGAGGTTAACGACGAACTGCGGCGTAAGCTGGAGCGTCCCCTCAGCACGCTCGACCTCTCGGTCCGCGCCAGCAACTGCCTCGAAGCCGCCCGCATCGCGACCGTGGGCGACCTGGTTCGGTTGACCGAAGACGATCTCATGCAGTTGCGCAGTTTCGGCAAGACGTCGCTGGTCGAAGTGCAGCAAAAGCTGCTGGAAGTGGGCCTGGCGTTGGGCATGGGCCGCGGTGATGACAGCCCTGATGTGGATGGCGGCCTGGATGCGACCGAGCCCAGTGCCGCTCCGCTTGGATAG
- the rplQ gene encoding 50S ribosomal protein L17, with protein MRHRVGGRRLNRTSSHRRALRRNLVQSLIEHGELRTTVVKARDVRAFAEKLVSLAIDGSLAARQRAEALLQDRSIVPAEFQADYDKLSDAKRARTLRSRSGRRYRTNTTRPGLKFTAESVLHKLFAEIGPRMKQRNEKLGSQGGYTRIIKLADRRLGDGGQLAILQLVSADDPPRKQNKDKTERKRRARVKYSVYAGKPRALGRRRASARAATPTEAAPATPASEAPPQGE; from the coding sequence ATGCGGCATCGTGTAGGCGGTCGGCGCCTGAACCGTACATCGAGCCATCGGCGCGCTCTGCGGCGCAATCTCGTGCAGAGTCTCATCGAGCACGGCGAGTTGCGCACGACGGTCGTGAAGGCCCGGGATGTGCGCGCCTTCGCCGAGAAACTCGTCTCGCTTGCCATTGACGGCAGTCTCGCTGCCCGGCAGCGGGCCGAAGCCCTGCTGCAGGATCGCTCGATCGTCCCGGCCGAATTCCAGGCCGACTATGACAAGCTCAGTGACGCGAAGCGGGCCCGCACGCTGCGCTCGCGCTCGGGACGACGCTACCGCACGAACACGACCCGGCCGGGGCTGAAGTTCACGGCCGAGTCAGTGCTGCACAAGCTTTTCGCGGAGATCGGTCCGCGGATGAAGCAGCGCAACGAGAAGCTCGGCAGTCAGGGCGGCTATACCCGCATCATCAAGCTGGCGGACCGCCGGCTGGGCGACGGCGGACAGCTTGCCATTCTGCAACTCGTCAGCGCTGATGACCCACCGCGCAAGCAGAACAAGGACAAGACTGAACGCAAACGGCGAGCGCGCGTCAAGTACAGCGTCTACGCCGGTAAGCCGCGCGCCCTCGGCCGGCGGCGTGCCAGTGCACGCGCAGCCACGCCAACGGAGGCCGCTCCGGCTACCCCCGCCAGCGAGGCCCCACCGCAGGGCGAGTAA
- a CDS encoding HIT family protein yields MSIFTKIVAGEIACHRVYEDEHVLAFLDIRPLADGHTLVIPKRSVERLDQLTEDEAAALGRALLRVARRVVTVVGATDYNLLQNNGACAGQEVPHVHFHIIPRHRGDGLGYRWQPQDRTPEALAALAARLITTP; encoded by the coding sequence ATGTCCATCTTTACCAAGATTGTGGCGGGGGAGATCGCTTGCCACCGGGTGTACGAGGATGAGCATGTGCTCGCATTCCTCGACATCCGTCCGCTGGCCGATGGGCACACGCTGGTCATCCCCAAACGTAGCGTCGAGCGCCTGGACCAACTTACAGAGGATGAGGCCGCTGCGCTCGGGCGGGCTTTACTCCGGGTAGCGCGCCGCGTTGTGACCGTAGTGGGAGCGACGGATTACAACCTGCTACAGAACAACGGCGCTTGCGCGGGCCAGGAAGTCCCGCATGTGCACTTCCACATCATTCCGCGTCACCGCGGGGATGGGTTGGGGTATCGCTGGCAACCGCAGGACCGCACACCGGAAGCACTTGCGGCGCTGGCAGCACGCCTGATCACTACACCGTAG
- a CDS encoding exo-alpha-sialidase, with protein sequence MCKWIMAAVFLWGVCGTAIGFEPPGLSDESLRPRTGPPPPEWEPAEVRPEPGDLGTPFSANAEGDTEALLGTADEAGSVRWLGDILVTDSTMSRVEPAMTSTPDGVLFIAVESYGAMDGWVTVYRSTDGGAHWQVRIHFKTGVAARNPALTYAERASGEKWLFLAYEATMADDTKRIMAIRFDPDTLDWTPTTAVSGLTAAPDIHPAVCTDNLIYDVFYVYIAYTVNAIDNYPVMFVRSLDYGLTYSTPQNITGGSEASSHVTRPDIAYGTAGLFVVFEKPGWTGSTWATQVWLAKSSNFGGTWAAPVQLTSNTQGATRPAVVAAVGSPTILAAYTYAYTSDTDVHYSYSTDGGSSFSADQTMPWTWDNEDAVALCASTSAGRFHGAFWRDYDIVYTWADVATPNVWATATVLNEANWASGTNRRPAICVDPTRAITDQACVAWTDYRGPMYDIYFDASFRRGACCALDSMCSETTEAACAAMGGRWMGEGSTCDAYTCLYDPCEDDLSAPLAVLTLGDFQCVAANASTPVYGTANDPDGNLDTWRLEERGMSSGTWILVAAGSAPVNGGLFANWLPAAPGYRMLRLTVEDKCGHATSAERLMHADAGPYAAINTPLSGSVVGGTAVCIDGIVGHGVCGISWDLAYRPVGGAWVTLATGTSSVHNLPLAHWNTTTVPDGSYQLRLRNTSIGGTTSVTIPVTIDNTVPVAVLDEPLNCVWVDGTVQIYGVATDTNLTQWDLQWTGGESNLWNTIATGHASLSGLLAEWDVSALPNCAYTLRLVVRDAAQLNCTNDVHWREYLVSLRVGLPGTDADLDGDGDIDIHDFAIFALSFTGPE encoded by the coding sequence ATGTGCAAGTGGATCATGGCTGCTGTATTTCTATGGGGGGTGTGCGGTACGGCCATCGGGTTTGAACCGCCAGGGCTGTCGGACGAATCGTTGCGGCCACGTACCGGACCGCCACCGCCTGAGTGGGAGCCGGCGGAGGTTCGGCCGGAGCCGGGAGACTTGGGAACACCATTCTCTGCGAACGCCGAGGGGGATACGGAAGCCCTGCTGGGGACCGCGGATGAGGCCGGGTCTGTGCGTTGGCTGGGGGACATCCTGGTGACAGACTCCACGATGAGCCGCGTTGAGCCGGCCATGACGAGCACTCCGGACGGCGTGCTCTTCATTGCAGTCGAAAGCTACGGTGCGATGGATGGATGGGTGACGGTCTATCGCTCAACCGACGGCGGCGCCCACTGGCAGGTTCGGATTCACTTCAAGACGGGGGTGGCAGCGCGGAACCCGGCGCTTACCTACGCCGAACGAGCCAGTGGCGAAAAGTGGCTGTTCCTGGCCTACGAAGCCACGATGGCGGACGACACCAAGCGCATCATGGCCATACGCTTTGACCCGGACACGCTGGACTGGACACCGACGACGGCCGTGTCGGGGCTCACGGCGGCGCCCGATATCCATCCGGCCGTCTGCACAGACAACCTGATCTACGATGTGTTTTACGTGTACATCGCCTACACCGTAAACGCGATCGACAACTACCCGGTGATGTTCGTGCGCAGTCTGGACTACGGGCTGACCTACAGCACACCCCAGAACATCACCGGTGGCAGTGAGGCCTCCTCGCATGTGACGCGCCCTGATATCGCCTACGGCACGGCGGGGCTGTTTGTTGTGTTCGAGAAGCCCGGGTGGACCGGCAGCACATGGGCAACGCAGGTCTGGCTCGCGAAAAGCAGCAACTTCGGCGGGACCTGGGCAGCCCCCGTGCAACTGACCTCGAACACGCAGGGTGCAACGCGACCCGCCGTGGTGGCGGCCGTCGGGTCCCCAACCATACTGGCGGCCTATACCTACGCATACACGAGTGACACCGACGTACACTACTCCTATTCAACAGACGGCGGTTCAAGCTTCAGCGCCGACCAGACGATGCCCTGGACATGGGATAACGAAGATGCGGTCGCGCTGTGCGCCAGCACCAGCGCCGGCCGATTCCATGGCGCTTTCTGGCGCGATTACGATATTGTCTACACTTGGGCGGACGTGGCGACTCCCAACGTCTGGGCCACGGCAACCGTACTCAATGAGGCCAACTGGGCGAGCGGGACGAACCGCCGACCGGCGATATGCGTTGACCCGACACGAGCCATTACGGACCAGGCGTGCGTGGCCTGGACCGACTATCGTGGTCCGATGTACGACATCTACTTCGACGCCAGCTTCCGTCGCGGGGCCTGTTGCGCACTCGACAGCATGTGCAGCGAGACGACCGAGGCCGCCTGTGCAGCCATGGGGGGGCGCTGGATGGGCGAGGGCAGCACCTGTGACGCGTACACCTGCCTGTACGACCCGTGTGAAGACGACTTGAGCGCACCGCTGGCCGTGTTGACGCTGGGTGATTTCCAGTGTGTTGCGGCGAATGCCAGCACGCCCGTGTACGGCACGGCGAACGATCCCGACGGGAACCTGGACACGTGGCGACTCGAAGAGCGCGGGATGAGCAGCGGCACTTGGATCCTGGTCGCGGCGGGCTCAGCTCCCGTGAACGGCGGGTTGTTCGCGAACTGGCTGCCGGCTGCCCCCGGCTATCGCATGTTGCGCTTGACCGTAGAAGATAAGTGTGGGCATGCAACCAGCGCAGAACGCCTCATGCACGCGGATGCCGGACCGTATGCTGCGATCAACACGCCACTCTCTGGTAGCGTTGTGGGTGGTACCGCGGTGTGCATCGATGGTATCGTCGGACATGGAGTTTGCGGGATCTCCTGGGATCTCGCCTATCGGCCGGTGGGGGGGGCCTGGGTGACGCTCGCCACCGGCACGAGTTCCGTGCATAACCTGCCACTCGCGCACTGGAATACGACCACCGTCCCAGACGGTTCCTACCAGTTGCGCTTGCGCAATACCTCGATCGGCGGCACGACCAGTGTCACGATCCCGGTCACGATCGACAACACGGTACCGGTCGCGGTGCTCGACGAGCCGCTGAACTGTGTCTGGGTCGACGGAACCGTGCAGATCTACGGCGTGGCTACGGATACAAACCTGACGCAATGGGATCTGCAATGGACCGGTGGCGAATCAAACCTGTGGAACACGATTGCGACAGGCCATGCGTCCCTAAGCGGCTTGCTCGCTGAGTGGGATGTCAGTGCCTTGCCGAACTGCGCGTACACGCTTCGGCTCGTGGTTCGTGACGCCGCACAGCTCAACTGCACGAACGACGTGCACTGGCGTGAGTACCTCGTTTCGCTGCGGGTGGGGCTGCCGGGCACCGATGCGGATCTCGACGGCGACGGCGATATCGACATACACGACTTCGCGATCTTTGCGTTGTCGTTTACCGGTCCGGAGTAG
- a CDS encoding DUF1573 domain-containing protein, whose product MGTRLRLVDLLLVALVVTGLPWAAAQERPAPTEIQSSNPQVQPQPVTPAVPDGPQPRLELSGTVYEMGEVWQGEPAEKDFTATNRGDAPLTLLVRATCGCTVLSQPKSPLEPGESTTFKISYRTDTTPGPANKRVIVSTNDPLQPQVNIEIKGNVKPLLETKPARGITFRNPERDTQAEEKVQLVNNFPQAMTLRLREGQNFGRFRVELREVTAGKEYELVATTLPPLNSGNNYVQVVLETGLKEVPQITIPVVATVMPRIHVNPPTLIVLSSAEREVQRVMQIRYKADQPFEILEIDPGLSGVKVEKLPSPIVAGEYGLQQLRVTLPPYSAIPERGAAITIRTNDPSDEFKTLTIPIRRQVVAAATGARRLGPGGVVMPAGDAPQPAPSTTPAPQPSPPAAERQSPSAEPERPTAG is encoded by the coding sequence ATGGGCACCCGTTTGCGCTTGGTGGATTTGCTGTTGGTTGCACTCGTCGTTACAGGTCTGCCTTGGGCGGCTGCCCAGGAGCGCCCGGCTCCAACCGAGATTCAGTCGTCCAACCCCCAGGTTCAACCGCAGCCGGTGACACCGGCAGTACCGGATGGCCCTCAGCCGCGGCTTGAGTTGAGTGGCACCGTGTACGAGATGGGTGAGGTCTGGCAGGGCGAACCGGCGGAGAAGGACTTCACCGCCACAAACCGCGGCGATGCCCCGCTGACGCTGCTCGTCCGGGCGACCTGTGGCTGCACGGTACTCTCGCAGCCGAAGTCGCCGCTCGAGCCGGGCGAATCCACCACCTTCAAGATTTCATACCGCACGGATACCACGCCCGGTCCGGCGAACAAACGCGTCATCGTCTCCACCAACGATCCGCTCCAGCCACAGGTGAACATCGAGATCAAGGGTAACGTCAAGCCACTGCTGGAGACGAAGCCCGCCCGCGGCATTACCTTCCGGAACCCCGAGCGGGATACGCAGGCCGAGGAGAAAGTGCAGCTTGTCAACAACTTTCCGCAGGCCATGACGCTGCGTTTGCGCGAGGGGCAGAACTTCGGTCGCTTCCGGGTGGAGCTGCGCGAAGTTACTGCCGGCAAGGAGTACGAGTTGGTGGCCACGACCTTGCCGCCGCTCAATTCCGGTAACAATTATGTCCAGGTCGTACTCGAAACCGGCCTCAAGGAAGTGCCGCAGATCACGATCCCTGTCGTGGCGACAGTCATGCCGCGCATCCATGTGAACCCGCCCACACTCATCGTGCTCTCGTCGGCCGAGCGTGAAGTGCAGCGCGTCATGCAGATCCGGTACAAGGCCGATCAGCCGTTTGAGATTCTTGAGATTGACCCGGGGCTCTCTGGCGTGAAGGTCGAAAAGCTACCCTCCCCGATCGTCGCTGGGGAATACGGCTTGCAGCAACTGCGGGTGACGCTGCCGCCCTATAGCGCGATTCCGGAGCGCGGCGCCGCGATCACCATACGCACCAACGATCCGAGCGATGAGTTCAAGACGCTGACGATTCCGATTCGTCGCCAGGTGGTGGCGGCCGCAACCGGTGCTCGTCGTCTCGGCCCGGGCGGTGTCGTGATGCCGGCCGGCGACGCTCCGCAGCCCGCTCCCAGCACAACCCCGGCACCGCAACCGTCGCCACCCGCTGCTGAGCGGCAGTCCCCCTCGGCGGAACCGGAGCGCCCCACCGCCGGGTAA